In one window of Henckelia pumila isolate YLH828 chromosome 1, ASM3356847v2, whole genome shotgun sequence DNA:
- the LOC140874781 gene encoding UDP-glycosyltransferase 91D1-like: MADKKQLHIVMFPWLAFGHIIPFLELSKSIARKGHKISFVSTPRNIDRLPKIPPNLASFFTFVKIPLPKVQGLPENAESTMDVGQEDPGLLKRAYDAMEADVARFLRNSRAVDAVDLIDQLKDRKSPQDFTSPPRWVTFDTKVAYKYYEAKLIVGVGEIDSSGFSEAYRGGIGISQSDAVLIRHCHEFETDWFNLLSNLYQKPIIPLGQLPPHFQETEINHDLNWVSIKQWLDTKTKGSVLYIALGSEATPSQDQLTELAHGLELSRLPFFWAFRKPETSTVKLPDGFEERIIRAGRGMVWKGWVPQLKILRHDSIGGFLTHSGWSSVVEALMLGVPLILLPIMADQWLNARVLDEKEMGLEVVRNEEDGSITRESVAQAVTRVMVEEEGNKFRDKAKEAMAHAFGDTAIHDRYVQHFINHLLEKSIISISSSFGSLPTP; this comes from the exons ATGGCTGATAAGAAGCAGCTGCATATAGTGATGTTTCCATGGTTAGCTTTCGGCCATATCATACCCTTTTTAGAGCTCTCCAAATCCATCGCTCGAAAAGGCCACAAAATCTCCTTCGTCTCCACTCCCAGAAACATCGACCGTCTTCCCAAAATCCCTCCAAATCTCGCTTCTTTCTTCACTTTCGTCAAAATCCCACTTCCAAAAGTCCAAGGCCTCCCCGAAAACGCCGAGTCAACCATGGATGTCGGGCAAGAAGATCCTGGTCTTCTCAAGAGAGCTTATGACGCCATGGAGGCCGATGTGGCTCGCTTTCTGCGGAATTCTCGTGCAGTCGATGCTGTG GATCTGATCGACCAACTTAAAGACAGAAAAAGTCCCCAGGATTTCACTTCACCCCCAAGATGGGTTACCTTTGACACCAAAGTGGCGTACAAATACTACGAAGCCAAATTGATTGTTGGGGTCGGTGAAATTGATTCTTCGGGATTCTCAGAGGCATACAGGGGTGGAATCGGAATCTCTCAATCTGATGCTGTTCTCATAAGACACTGCCACGAGTTTGAGACAGATTGGTTCAATTTACTCTCCAATCTTTACCAGAAACCCATCATCCCATTGGGACAGTTGCCACCCCATTTTCAAGAAACAGAGATTAACCATGACCTCAACTGGGTTTCGATCAAACAATGGCTGGACACCAAAACCAAAGGATCTGTTCTGTACATTGCTTTAGGAAGCGAGGCGACACCAAGTCAAGATCAGCTCACCGAGCTGGCTCACGGGCTGGAGCTCTCGCGACTTCCATTCTTTTGGGCATTCAGAAAACCGGAGACCTCTACCGTGAAACTGCCGGACGGGTTCGAGGAGAGGATCATACGAGCTGGACGAGGAATGGTGTGGAAGGGGTGGGTGCCACAGCTGAAAATACTGAGACACGATTCGATAGGCGGGTTCTTGACACACAGCGGTTGGAGTTCGGTGGTGGAGGCGCTGATGCTGGGAGTGCCTCTCATCTTGCTGCCCATAATGGCGGATCAATGGCTGAATGCTAGGGTGTTGGATGAGAAGGAGATGGGTCTTGAAGTGGTGAGGAACGAGGAAGACGGATCGATAACGAGGGAGTCCGTGGCGCAGGCCGTGACAAGGGTGATGGTTGAGGAGGAGGGGAACAAATTCAGGGATAAGGCTAAAGAGGCCATGGCTCATGCCTTCGGAGACACAGCCATACATGACAGATACGTGCAACATTTCATCAACCATCTTCTGGAAAAATCCATCATTTCAATCTCATCATCATTTGGAAGCCTTCCTACACCATGA